CGCCGATGGGGGCCCAGAATTCAGACTGACTCAGCTTCCTCTTTCTGCGCCACTCGAGGACTTGTTCGGACGTCGGCGATTGAGCTTTGTGTCGCTGCGGCATGGCTAATCCAAAAGTAGTAGTTTTAATAATGTACCGGCACTTTAGCCTTTTAGAGTGTGGCAATCAATTCCTTTCATGTCGGGAAGGGGGCGTGGAAATGAATGGTAACAATTGAATAAACACCGGGACTTAGGTGAATTTTTTTGGTGTCGAACTATGTCCTATGGCGTAATTCCCATGTCCTGCAAGGGATTTGCGCTTAGGTGATCGACATAATGAAAATGTCGTAAGGGTGGGGTCTCGGCGCGACACCGCCGATGGTGGTGTGGTCCATGCTTCCGGGACGCTCGCCTCGAACGGGCGCACGGCGGGAGCGGGGCGCCGCCCGGTCGCCGGATGGGGCCGCAGCCCAGGGGCAGGCGCGGCCGCTGGCGGCTCAGGTGCCCCAGGTGACGGGCTTGCCTTCGTCGCGGGCGTACTCGAGCATCTCGAGCAGCGGCCAGGCCCGCTGGGCGAGGCGGACAGGGGCGGCCATGCCCTGGTCGTCCGCGGGGTCGGCGTCGTCAGCCTCGTATTCGTGCTGCTGGGCCTTGTCGGCGTCGATGGCCGTGCGCAGGGTGTCGATGGCCGCAGGCAGCTGCTCGACGGTGAAGATGCCGGTGGCGGCTCCAGGGTCCTTGCCCAGCAGGTGCAGCAGACGCTTGGCGGCGTCGCCGAACATGATCACGTCGGCGGCGGCGGCGGATTTGAAGGTGATGAGCATGTGGTTCTCCGTGGATGCGATGGGGCGCGGACGGGTCTCAGAGTTCGAGTGATGCCGACGCGCCGGGTTCAATGCCCCTTCAGGGCATAGATGCCGGGGGCGTTGCGCCAGTAGCCCTTGTAGTCCATGCCGTAGCCGAACAGGAAGCGGTCGGCCACGTCGAGGCCGGTGAAATCGGCGCGCATGCCCGGGATCGCCTTGCGCTCGTGCGTCTTGTGGACGAGCACCGCGGAGCGGACCTGCCGTGCCCCCAGTTCCTCAAGGCGCGAGAGGATGGCAGCGAGGGTGTGGCCTTCGTCGAGGATGTCGTCGATCACCAGGACGGTGCGGTCCCGGGGCGGCTCCGTGGGCGGCACCCGCCATTCGAGCGTGTGACCGCACAGGGCGTCGCCGTAGCGGGTGGCGTGCAGGTAGGCGACCTCCAGCGGAAAGTGCAGCCGGGGCAGGAGCTTGCCGGCGAGGATGAGGCCGCCGTTCATGACCACGTAGATGAGCGGGTTGGTGTCGGCGAGGCGCTCGCTGATCTCGCCGGCCATGCGCTCGATGGCGGCCTCCACCATGGCCTGGTCGGCCAGGCAGTCGGCGTCGCTGAGGGTGCGGAGGATGGCGTCCAGATCCTCTTTCATGGGTGTCAGTGTCCTTCGAATTGAATCAGGGTGTGGATGGGCAGGCCGCTGTCCCGCAGCTGCGCGGAGCCGCCCAGGTCGGGCAGGTCGGCGATGGCGACGGCTTCGACGAGCTGGCCCCCGAGGCGTTCGATGAGCCGTCGGGCGGCGCTCAGGGTGCCGCCGGTCGCGATCAGGTCGTCCACCAGCAGCAGGCGCTGGCCGGGGGTGATGGCGTCGGTATGGACTTCAAGCACGCCCTGGCCGTACTCGAGCGCGTAGGCCTCGCCGATCGTCGGCGCCGGCAGCTTGCCCTGCTTGCGGATTGGAATGAAGCCGGCGCCCAGCGCATGGGCGAGGACCGCGCCGAGAATGAAGCCGCGCGCATCGATGCCGGCGACCCGGTCGATGTCGCTGCCAGCATGGCGCTGGACCAGCGCGTCCACAACGCGCCGGAAAGCGCCTGCGTCCAGGTACAGCGGGGTCAGGTCGCGAAACTGCACGCCCGGTTTCGGCCAGTCCGGGATGGTGCGGATGTGTTCGCGCAGCAGTGCCGGGAGGGAGGGCATTCAGATCTCCAGGGTGAATGATGCGGTGCCGGCGCTTTGTTCGGATGCCGGCCGGTACCGAATCGCCGAGGTCCGATTCTAGCCCGGTTCGTGCACCGGCCCGGGCCCGTTTTGCCGGCACCGATCGGCATCGGTGGCGGCGAGGCCGGAAGCGGCTGGGAACGTTCGTGCGCCTTTCGCGGTCCATTGGAAGGTCGGCGGGCCGCAATGGCGCGGTGGAGAAGGTTTTCGGGTTTGGCGCAGAGACTGCCATAATGGCGGGCCGACACGAGAGACCGCCGGGATGGCGGCCGCAAAAGAAGCGCCCCGCGCACGAGGAGAACCTGACATGACACTCCGTTTCGTCGACGCCTGTCGTCTGCCGAACCGCTTCGGCGAATTCACGCTGCACGGCTTCGAGGACGAAGCGACCGGCATCGAGCATCTGGCGCTGACCCATGGCGACGTGACCGGCGAAGCACCGGTGCTGGCGCGCATCCATTCGGAATGCCTGACCGGCGACGGTCTTTTCAGCGAGCGCTGCGACTGCGGCTACCAGCTCGAGGCAGCGATGCGTCGCATCGTCGACGAAGGTCGCGGCGTGATCCTCTACCTGCGTCAGGAGGGCCGCGGCATCGGCCTGCTCAACAAGATCCGCGCCTACAAACTGCAGGACCAGGGGGCCGATACGGTGGAGGCCAACGAGCTGCTGGGTTTCCCGGCCGACATGCGTGATTTCTCCATCTGCAAGCCGATGCTCGACCATCTGGGGGTGCGCGCCGTGCGCCTGATGACGAACAACCCGCGCAAGCTCGACAGCCTGGCCGACCTGGGTCTGCATATCGTCGAGCGGGTGCCGCTGCAGGTGGGGCGCAATCCGCACAACACGGCCTACCTCGACACCAAGGCCGCCAAGCTGGGGCACCTCATGAAGCCGGCCAAGGCCTACCGGCCGGCGCCACCGGATGCCCAGGGGGCGGACGAAGTCGCGGTGAGCTGCCAGGTACAGTAAGGGGCGCGCCGTCGGTTGCCGACGCAGGAAAGGAAAGGGCCGCATCCGCGGCCCTTCGTTCATTCCGGCAGCGCGATCTGTCCGTCGGCGCTGAACTGGTAGTCGCGGAACACGTGCTCGGCATCGAGCAACTGGTAGGTGCCATCCTCGTTGCGACGGGTCGTGTCCTTGAGCCGGTAGGTGTAGTGGCCGCAGGTCCAGCAGTCGAAGTTGCGCATGTGGGTGCACAGGCAGGTCTTGTCGAACACCTTGATCTTGCGCGCGTCCGGATGCGCGGCCACTTCCCGGTTGTAGGCCTCGATGTACTGGCAGTAGCCCTTGGAGTCGAGCAGGTAGCCGTAGGCCTCGCAGTTGGGGCGGATGCCGCTGCCGATGGCGGGGCTGCTCTTGAGCATGCGCATCGGGTATCCGGTGGGGGAGATCTGGTTGACCTCGATGTCGTCCTCGGAGGCCTTGAAGTACTCCTGCTGGACGTCTTCGGGCAGGCCGCATTCGCGGCTGACGGTGAAGCGCGTCGCCACCTGCACGGCCGCGGCGCCCATCTCCAGGTAATTGACCGCATCGGTGCCGGTGAATACGCCGCCGGCCGGAATCAGCGGAATGTCCAGCTGCTGTTCGGCGAGCCAGTCGCGGATCTCGGCGACGATGACCGGCAGCGAGTACTGCGCCCAGTCCATGCCGAAGCCCAGATGCCCGCCCGCCAGCGGCCCCTCGACCACCACGTAGTCGGGCAGGCGGCCGGTGCGCGCGCTCTTCTTGAGGAACAGCTGCAGGGCGCGCAGCGAGGAGACGATGATGCCGAGCTTGGCGTCGCGGAAGCGCGGATGATCCTCGATCAGCGCGAAGGAGCCCAGGTGCAGGCCGGCGGCCAGGGTGATGCCGTCGATGCCGGCATCGAGCGCGGCCGTCAGACGCACGCGCAGCGTCTCCTTGGGCGCGTTCATGGTGAGCTTCTCCATGCAGTTGATGAAGATCAGCCCGTCGCCCTGCTTGGCCTCCATGGTCGCGCCCACGTGCCGGGCGGTGGCCTCGGCGAGCAGGCCCATGTTGAACTGCACCACCGACTTGTCGGAGTTGGCCACGTTGAACTTGTACTGCTGAAGCTTGTCCTTGACGTACTTCGTCTTGAAACGGCGGTCGGACACCGTCGGCACCATGGCATCGGAGATGTGCCCGATACCACCGAGGCGCGCCGCCACGAGGGACAGTTCTGCGGTGGAGATATCCACCCCCATGC
The nucleotide sequence above comes from Nitrogeniibacter mangrovi. Encoded proteins:
- a CDS encoding DUF1840 domain-containing protein, whose amino-acid sequence is MLITFKSAAAADVIMFGDAAKRLLHLLGKDPGAATGIFTVEQLPAAIDTLRTAIDADKAQQHEYEADDADPADDQGMAAPVRLAQRAWPLLEMLEYARDEGKPVTWGT
- a CDS encoding adenine phosphoribosyltransferase; translated protein: MPSLPALLREHIRTIPDWPKPGVQFRDLTPLYLDAGAFRRVVDALVQRHAGSDIDRVAGIDARGFILGAVLAHALGAGFIPIRKQGKLPAPTIGEAYALEYGQGVLEVHTDAITPGQRLLLVDDLIATGGTLSAARRLIERLGGQLVEAVAIADLPDLGGSAQLRDSGLPIHTLIQFEGH
- the ribA gene encoding GTP cyclohydrolase II, producing the protein MTLRFVDACRLPNRFGEFTLHGFEDEATGIEHLALTHGDVTGEAPVLARIHSECLTGDGLFSERCDCGYQLEAAMRRIVDEGRGVILYLRQEGRGIGLLNKIRAYKLQDQGADTVEANELLGFPADMRDFSICKPMLDHLGVRAVRLMTNNPRKLDSLADLGLHIVERVPLQVGRNPHNTAYLDTKAAKLGHLMKPAKAYRPAPPDAQGADEVAVSCQVQ
- a CDS encoding nitronate monooxygenase → MKRVDDFRLRLGQKELVPIMIGGMGVDISTAELSLVAARLGGIGHISDAMVPTVSDRRFKTKYVKDKLQQYKFNVANSDKSVVQFNMGLLAEATARHVGATMEAKQGDGLIFINCMEKLTMNAPKETLRVRLTAALDAGIDGITLAAGLHLGSFALIEDHPRFRDAKLGIIVSSLRALQLFLKKSARTGRLPDYVVVEGPLAGGHLGFGMDWAQYSLPVIVAEIRDWLAEQQLDIPLIPAGGVFTGTDAVNYLEMGAAAVQVATRFTVSRECGLPEDVQQEYFKASEDDIEVNQISPTGYPMRMLKSSPAIGSGIRPNCEAYGYLLDSKGYCQYIEAYNREVAAHPDARKIKVFDKTCLCTHMRNFDCWTCGHYTYRLKDTTRRNEDGTYQLLDAEHVFRDYQFSADGQIALPE
- a CDS encoding hypoxanthine-guanine phosphoribosyltransferase; amino-acid sequence: MKEDLDAILRTLSDADCLADQAMVEAAIERMAGEISERLADTNPLIYVVMNGGLILAGKLLPRLHFPLEVAYLHATRYGDALCGHTLEWRVPPTEPPRDRTVLVIDDILDEGHTLAAILSRLEELGARQVRSAVLVHKTHERKAIPGMRADFTGLDVADRFLFGYGMDYKGYWRNAPGIYALKGH